A stretch of Pseudoprevotella muciniphila DNA encodes these proteins:
- the rpsQ gene encoding 30S ribosomal protein S17 — translation METRNLRKTRQGVVVSNKMDKTIVVAARFKEIHPIYGKFVSKTKKYHAHDENNDCNIGDTVLIMETRPLSKTKRWRLVKIVERAK, via the coding sequence ATGGAAACAAGAAATTTAAGAAAGACAAGACAGGGTGTTGTTGTTAGCAACAAGATGGACAAGACTATTGTTGTTGCTGCACGTTTCAAGGAAATTCACCCCATTTATGGTAAGTTTGTCTCCAAGACGAAGAAATATCATGCTCACGACGAGAACAACGATTGCAACATTGGCGATACGGTTCTGATTATGGAAACACGTCCATTGAGCAAGACCAAGCGTTGGAGACTGGTAAAAATTGTAGAAAGAGCTAAGTAA
- the rpsE gene encoding 30S ribosomal protein S5, with translation MANRINVNSEELKDRLVAINRVTKVTKGGRTFTFAAIVVVGDGKGVIGYGLGKAGEVQAAIAKGVEAAKKNLIKVPVNKGTVPHEQLARYGGAEVLIMPASEGTGVVAGGAMRAVFESAGIKDVLAKSKGSSNPHNLVKATFEALGLMRDARMVAAQRGVSLEKVFRG, from the coding sequence ATGGCAAACAGAATAAACGTAAACAGCGAAGAATTAAAGGATAGACTGGTTGCTATCAATCGTGTAACGAAAGTAACCAAAGGTGGTCGTACCTTCACTTTCGCAGCAATCGTAGTCGTTGGCGACGGTAAAGGCGTTATCGGATATGGTCTCGGTAAAGCCGGCGAAGTACAGGCTGCCATCGCAAAAGGCGTTGAAGCAGCAAAGAAGAACCTTATAAAGGTGCCAGTAAACAAGGGAACCGTTCCTCACGAGCAGTTAGCACGATATGGAGGAGCAGAAGTTCTCATCATGCCGGCATCAGAAGGTACCGGAGTTGTGGCAGGTGGTGCTATGCGTGCCGTATTCGAAAGCGCAGGCATTAAAGACGTACTTGCCAAGTCGAAAGGCTCATCCAACCCCCACAACCTTGTGAAGGCTACTTTCGAAGCCCTTGGTTTGATGCGCGATGCACGTATGGTTGCAGCACAGCGCGGTGTTTCACTTGAAAAAGTATTCAGAGGATAA
- the rplN gene encoding 50S ribosomal protein L14 yields MIQAESKLTVADNSGAREALCIRVLGGTRRRYASVGDVIVVAIQNVIPSSDLKKGAVSRALIVRTKKEIRRADGSYIRFDDNACVLLTNAGELRGSRIFGPVARELRAVNMKVVSLAPEVL; encoded by the coding sequence ATGATACAAGCAGAATCAAAACTGACAGTAGCGGATAATAGCGGTGCTCGTGAAGCGCTGTGCATCCGCGTGCTGGGTGGTACACGTCGTCGCTACGCATCTGTAGGTGATGTTATCGTTGTAGCCATTCAGAACGTCATCCCATCGAGTGATCTCAAAAAAGGTGCCGTATCAAGGGCTTTGATTGTACGTACTAAGAAGGAAATCCGTCGTGCTGACGGTTCCTACATACGCTTTGATGACAATGCTTGCGTTCTCTTGACGAATGCCGGCGAATTGAGGGGAAGTCGTATTTTCGGTCCTGTAGCGCGCGAACTTCGTGCAGTTAACATGAAAGTCGTATCGCTTGCACCTGAAGTACTTTAA
- the rplX gene encoding 50S ribosomal protein L24 yields the protein MSKLHIKKGDTVYVNTGVDKGKTGKVIKVLVAKQRAIVEGINMVSKSQKPSAQNPQGGIVKMEAPIHISNLNVVDPKSGEPTRIGRRLNDAGKLVRYAKKSGEEIK from the coding sequence ATGAGTAAGTTACATATAAAGAAAGGTGACACAGTTTACGTCAATACCGGCGTGGACAAAGGAAAGACCGGCAAGGTAATCAAAGTACTTGTCGCAAAGCAACGTGCCATCGTGGAGGGCATCAACATGGTCTCCAAGAGCCAGAAGCCAAGCGCGCAGAATCCGCAAGGCGGCATCGTAAAGATGGAGGCTCCTATTCATATTTCTAACCTGAACGTAGTAGATCCCAAGAGCGGCGAGCCCACACGTATAGGTCGTCGTCTCAATGATGCAGGTAAACTCGTTCGTTACGCAAAAAAATCTGGGGAGGAGATTAAATAA
- the rpmC gene encoding 50S ribosomal protein L29, protein MKIAEIRNLSVEELKERIAGEEANYTQMRLNHSITPLENPAQIKEVRRNIARMKTVLREIELNNK, encoded by the coding sequence ATGAAAATTGCAGAAATTCGTAACTTATCAGTAGAAGAACTAAAGGAACGCATTGCAGGCGAAGAAGCCAATTACACACAGATGCGTCTCAACCACAGTATAACTCCTCTGGAGAATCCTGCACAGATAAAGGAAGTACGTCGTAATATCGCAAGGATGAAAACTGTGTTGCGCGAAATAGAACTCAACAATAAATAA
- the rplF gene encoding 50S ribosomal protein L6, translated as MSRIGKLPINIPSGVTVTMKDNVVTVKGPKGELSQKVDPSINVSIEDGTITMTINEKSEVEQKQKQAFHGLYRALINNMVVGVSQGYKREMELVGVGYRVSNTGNLMEFALGYTHPIYIQLPPEIKVETKTERNKNPYICLESCDKQLLGLVCAKIRSFRKPEPYKGKGILYVGEQIRRKSGKAAGAK; from the coding sequence ATGTCAAGAATAGGTAAATTGCCAATTAACATTCCTTCAGGAGTTACAGTAACGATGAAGGATAATGTAGTGACCGTAAAAGGTCCGAAGGGTGAGTTAAGCCAAAAGGTTGATCCTTCTATCAATGTCTCAATCGAAGATGGTACTATCACTATGACCATCAACGAAAAGAGTGAAGTTGAGCAGAAGCAAAAGCAGGCTTTCCATGGTCTCTACCGCGCATTGATTAACAATATGGTTGTCGGTGTGAGCCAGGGATATAAGAGAGAGATGGAACTCGTAGGTGTGGGCTATCGCGTATCGAATACCGGTAACCTCATGGAGTTTGCACTCGGTTATACTCATCCCATCTATATTCAACTTCCACCCGAAATCAAGGTTGAGACAAAAACAGAAAGAAACAAGAATCCCTATATTTGTCTCGAATCCTGCGATAAGCAACTTCTTGGACTCGTATGTGCCAAGATACGTTCTTTCCGTAAGCCAGAGCCATACAAAGGCAAAGGTATTCTGTATGTAGGAGAACAAATCCGCAGAAAGTCGGGTAAGGCAGCAGGTGCTAAATAA
- the rpsH gene encoding 30S ribosomal protein S8: MTDPIADYLTRVRNAIMAKHRVVEIPASNLKKEITKILFDKGFILNYKFQDDGPQGSIKIALKYNPQTRENAIRCLKRVSRPGLRKYTGYREMPRVINGLGIAIVSTSKGVMTNKEASELKIGGEVLCYVY; this comes from the coding sequence ATGACAGATCCAATAGCAGACTATTTGACGCGAGTGCGTAATGCCATTATGGCAAAGCACAGAGTGGTTGAAATCCCTGCGTCAAATCTGAAGAAGGAAATCACAAAAATCCTCTTCGACAAAGGATTCATCCTGAACTACAAGTTTCAGGATGACGGACCACAGGGTAGTATTAAAATCGCCCTGAAGTATAACCCTCAGACACGCGAGAATGCCATTCGCTGCCTCAAACGCGTATCACGCCCAGGTTTGCGTAAGTACACTGGCTACCGCGAAATGCCACGAGTTATTAACGGACTTGGTATCGCCATCGTAAGTACATCGAAAGGTGTGATGACGAACAAGGAAGCCAGCGAACTGAAAATCGGTGGCGAAGTATTGTGTTACGTATATTAA
- the rplP gene encoding 50S ribosomal protein L16: protein MLQPKRTKYRRPQKGRCKGNAQRGNQLAFGSFGIKSLDTHWITARQIEAARVAMTRYMQREGQSWIRIFPDKPITKKPADVRMGKGKGDPVGYVYPITPGRIIFEIEGVSFEVAKEALRLAAQKLPVTTKFVVRHDYDKNA, encoded by the coding sequence ATGTTACAACCGAAAAGAACAAAATACAGAAGACCGCAGAAGGGTCGTTGCAAAGGAAATGCACAGCGTGGTAACCAGCTGGCTTTCGGTAGCTTCGGTATCAAGAGTCTTGATACGCACTGGATTACAGCGCGCCAAATTGAAGCAGCTCGTGTAGCCATGACACGTTATATGCAGCGTGAAGGTCAGAGCTGGATACGCATCTTCCCTGATAAACCCATCACCAAGAAACCTGCTGATGTACGTATGGGTAAAGGTAAGGGTGATCCTGTTGGATATGTATATCCAATCACACCGGGAAGAATTATATTTGAGATAGAAGGTGTCAGTTTCGAAGTTGCTAAAGAGGCACTGCGTCTTGCAGCACAGAAACTTCCCGTGACCACCAAGTTTGTTGTTAGACACGATTACGATAAAAACGCCTGA
- the rpsC gene encoding 30S ribosomal protein S3 encodes MGQKVNPISNRLGIVRGWDSNWYGGSNFGDTILEDSKIRKYLNARLANTSLSRIVIERTPKQITITVCTARPGVIIGKGGTEVNTLKEELKKVTDKDVQINIYEVKRPDLDATIVGDSIARQIERRVAYRRAIKNAISNAMRAGAEGIKVQISGRLNGAEMARKEMFKEGRTPLHTFRADIDYSLTEAHTKVGVLGIKVWICRGEVYGKRDLAPNFQQNDKNNGRQGGGRGRGNRDARRRNNDRK; translated from the coding sequence ATGGGACAAAAAGTTAATCCAATAAGCAATCGTCTCGGTATCGTACGTGGCTGGGATTCTAATTGGTACGGAGGTTCTAACTTCGGTGACACAATCCTTGAGGATAGCAAAATACGTAAGTATCTCAATGCACGTTTGGCTAATACGAGCCTTTCACGCATTGTCATCGAACGTACTCCAAAACAGATTACCATCACGGTGTGCACTGCACGTCCGGGCGTCATAATTGGTAAGGGCGGCACCGAAGTAAACACTCTGAAAGAAGAACTGAAGAAGGTTACGGACAAGGATGTCCAGATCAATATCTACGAAGTGAAGCGTCCTGACCTTGATGCTACGATTGTTGGCGACAGCATTGCTCGTCAGATTGAGCGCCGTGTGGCTTATCGCAGGGCAATCAAGAACGCTATCAGCAATGCTATGCGTGCAGGTGCTGAAGGTATAAAGGTTCAGATTTCCGGACGCCTTAATGGTGCTGAAATGGCACGTAAGGAAATGTTCAAGGAAGGTCGCACACCTCTCCACACTTTCCGTGCAGATATTGATTACAGTCTGACAGAAGCACACACGAAAGTGGGTGTGTTGGGCATAAAGGTATGGATTTGCCGCGGCGAAGTCTATGGCAAGCGCGACCTTGCACCTAACTTCCAGCAAAATGATAAAAACAACGGCAGACAGGGCGGTGGACGCGGACGCGGTAATCGTGATGCGCGTCGTCGTAACAACGATCGCAAATAA
- the rplV gene encoding 50S ribosomal protein L22, producing the protein MGKRKRIAAEARKAAKKDQFFAKLQNVPSSPRKMRYVVDMVRGMEVNKALGTLQFSKKAASADVEKVLRSAIANWEQKNDRKAEDGELFITEIYVNEGYTLKRMRPAPQGRGYRIRKRSNHVTVHVGTITDNE; encoded by the coding sequence ATGGGTAAAAGAAAAAGAATCGCTGCAGAAGCACGCAAGGCTGCAAAGAAGGATCAATTCTTTGCTAAATTGCAGAATGTTCCCTCATCTCCCCGCAAGATGCGCTACGTTGTAGATATGGTACGCGGCATGGAGGTGAACAAGGCACTCGGCACGCTCCAATTCTCCAAGAAGGCTGCTTCAGCCGATGTAGAGAAAGTGCTGCGCTCTGCCATTGCCAACTGGGAGCAGAAAAATGACCGTAAGGCAGAAGATGGCGAATTGTTCATCACAGAAATCTACGTCAATGAAGGCTACACGCTCAAGCGTATGCGTCCGGCACCTCAGGGACGTGGATACAGAATTCGTAAACGCTCTAACCATGTGACAGTACATGTGGGCACAATAACCGATAATGAATAA
- the rplR gene encoding 50S ribosomal protein L18 yields MTTKKEQRRIRIKYRVRNKISGTAERPRMSVFRSNKQIYVQIIDDLAARTLCSASSLGMEKMPKCEQAGKVGEAIAAKALAAGINEVVFDRNGYLYHGRVKEVAEGARKGGLKL; encoded by the coding sequence ATGACAACCAAGAAAGAACAAAGACGTATAAGAATCAAATATAGGGTTCGCAATAAGATCTCTGGTACTGCCGAACGCCCTCGTATGAGCGTTTTTCGCAGTAACAAGCAGATATATGTACAAATCATCGACGACCTCGCTGCCCGCACACTTTGTAGCGCTTCTTCGTTAGGTATGGAGAAGATGCCCAAATGCGAGCAAGCAGGCAAAGTTGGTGAAGCAATAGCAGCAAAAGCACTTGCTGCAGGTATCAACGAAGTAGTATTCGACCGCAACGGCTACCTCTATCACGGAAGAGTAAAGGAAGTGGCTGAAGGCGCACGTAAAGGTGGACTTAAATTATAA
- the rpmD gene encoding 50S ribosomal protein L30: MATIKIKQTKSRIGAPIDQKRTLDAMGLRKLNKVVELEDTPSVRGQIRKVHHLVTVID, encoded by the coding sequence ATGGCAACAATAAAGATTAAGCAAACAAAAAGCCGTATTGGCGCACCCATAGACCAGAAGCGAACACTCGATGCTATGGGTTTGAGAAAACTCAATAAGGTTGTTGAACTTGAAGATACTCCGTCTGTACGCGGTCAAATCCGTAAGGTTCATCACCTTGTAACCGTCATTGATTAA
- the rpsN gene encoding 30S ribosomal protein S14, with amino-acid sequence MAKESMKAREIKRAKLVAKYAAKRAALKEIVNKSNDPAEAYEAARKLQKIPRNANPIRLHNRCKITGRPKGYIRMFGLSRIQFREMASQGLIPGVKKASW; translated from the coding sequence ATGGCAAAAGAATCCATGAAGGCTCGCGAGATTAAGCGCGCCAAGTTAGTAGCCAAATACGCAGCCAAAAGAGCCGCATTGAAGGAAATCGTGAACAAGAGCAACGACCCTGCAGAAGCATACGAGGCAGCACGCAAATTGCAGAAGATACCTCGCAATGCCAACCCTATCCGTCTGCACAACCGTTGCAAAATTACGGGCCGTCCTAAAGGTTATATCCGAATGTTCGGACTTTCCCGTATTCAGTTCCGCGAGATGGCTTCCCAAGGACTTATTCCAGGTGTAAAGAAAGCAAGTTGGTAA
- the rplE gene encoding 50S ribosomal protein L5, with amino-acid sequence MSNTASLKKEYAERIAPALMKQFNYTSPMQIPELKKIVINEGLGMATADKKIIEVAINELSAITGQKAVATVSKKDVAQFKLRKKMPIGVMVTLRRERMYEFLERLVRVALPRIRDFKGINSKLDGRGNYTLGIDEQIIFPEINIDNIERIVGMNITFVTTAKTDEEGYALLKEFGLPFKNAKNNQ; translated from the coding sequence ATGAGTAATACAGCAAGTCTTAAGAAAGAATATGCTGAGCGCATTGCGCCAGCCCTGATGAAGCAGTTCAATTATACTTCTCCGATGCAGATACCTGAGTTGAAGAAAATCGTTATCAACGAAGGTCTCGGTATGGCAACCGCCGATAAGAAGATTATTGAAGTTGCTATCAATGAACTGAGTGCCATCACAGGTCAGAAGGCCGTTGCTACGGTCTCTAAGAAAGACGTTGCACAGTTCAAGTTGCGTAAGAAGATGCCTATCGGCGTTATGGTAACGTTACGTCGTGAGCGCATGTACGAGTTCCTGGAGCGTCTTGTGAGAGTTGCTCTGCCTCGTATTCGCGACTTCAAGGGTATCAATAGCAAACTTGACGGACGTGGCAACTACACACTTGGTATCGATGAGCAGATCATATTCCCTGAAATCAATATAGATAACATCGAGCGTATCGTTGGTATGAACATTACTTTCGTAACAACCGCTAAGACAGATGAAGAGGGCTATGCTCTCCTTAAGGAATTTGGTCTTCCGTTCAAAAACGCTAAAAACAACCAATAA
- the rplO gene encoding 50S ribosomal protein L15, whose protein sequence is MELHNLKPAAGSTHSRKRIGRGPGSGKGGTSTRGHKGAKARSGYKKKIGFEGGQMPLQRRLPKFGFKNINRVEYKGINVSTLQALADSKGLTKIGIEELQNAGIISKGRLVKILGNGELTAKLEVAAHAFSKKAEEVIAAAGGTVTKL, encoded by the coding sequence ATGGAATTACATAATTTAAAACCTGCAGCAGGCTCAACTCACTCTCGTAAAAGAATTGGTCGCGGTCCCGGCTCTGGCAAGGGTGGTACTTCAACACGTGGTCACAAGGGTGCAAAAGCACGCTCAGGATACAAGAAGAAGATAGGCTTCGAAGGTGGTCAGATGCCACTCCAGCGCCGTCTTCCTAAATTCGGTTTCAAAAACATCAACCGAGTTGAATATAAAGGTATCAATGTCTCCACTCTTCAAGCACTTGCAGACAGCAAGGGTTTGACGAAGATTGGAATTGAAGAATTGCAGAATGCAGGTATCATCTCCAAGGGTCGTCTGGTTAAGATTCTTGGTAATGGTGAACTCACTGCGAAACTCGAAGTTGCAGCACATGCTTTCTCAAAGAAAGCAGAAGAAGTTATTGCTGCAGCCGGCGGGACAGTAACAAAACTCTAA